A stretch of Myroides oncorhynchi DNA encodes these proteins:
- the gyrB gene encoding DNA topoisomerase (ATP-hydrolyzing) subunit B — protein MSQETNKNNYSADSIQALEGMEHVRMRPSMYIGDVGVRGLHHLVYEVVDNSIDEALAGYCDTISVTINEDNSVTVEDNGRGIPVDIHKKEGVSALEVVMTKIGAGGKFDKDSYKVSGGLHGVGVSCVNALSDLLRATVYKDGKVYEQEYSKGKALYPVKVIGETEKRGTAVMFKPDPTIFTQILEFSYDTLAGRLRELSFLNKGLKITLTDRRVVEEKGEFKNEMFFSEEGLKEFIKFLDGSRVPIIEDVISMELDKGEVPVEVALIYNDTYSENIYSYVNNINTHEGGTHLQGFRMGLTRTLKKYADASGLLEKLKFEITGDDFREGLTAIVSVKVMEPQFEGQTKTKLGNREVVSPVSQAVAEMLESYLEEHPNDAKIIVQKVILAAQARHAAKKAREMVQRKTVMVGGGLPGKLSDCSEQDATKCEVFLVEGDSAGGTAKQGRDRNFQAILPLRGKILNVEKAMGHKVFESEEIKNIFTALGVTMGTEEDSKALNIEKLRYHKIVIMCDADVDGSHIATLILTFFFRYMRGLIENGHVYIATPPLYMVKKGQKKEYAWTDEERLELMEQMGSGSSVQRYKGLGEMNAEQLWDTTMNPEHRTLRQVTIDSLQEADRVFSMLMGDEVPPRREFIEKNATYAKIDA, from the coding sequence ATGAGCCAAGAAACAAATAAGAATAATTATTCAGCGGATAGCATCCAAGCTCTTGAGGGAATGGAACACGTAAGGATGCGTCCTTCGATGTATATTGGTGATGTAGGAGTAAGAGGATTACACCATTTAGTTTATGAAGTGGTAGACAACTCTATTGATGAGGCTTTAGCTGGTTACTGTGATACGATAAGTGTTACTATAAATGAGGATAATTCTGTTACTGTAGAGGATAATGGACGTGGTATTCCTGTAGATATTCACAAGAAAGAAGGAGTGTCAGCATTGGAGGTTGTAATGACTAAAATTGGTGCAGGAGGTAAGTTTGACAAAGATTCTTATAAGGTATCTGGAGGTCTTCACGGAGTAGGGGTATCGTGTGTTAATGCGTTATCAGACTTGTTAAGAGCAACTGTTTATAAAGATGGAAAAGTTTATGAACAGGAGTATTCAAAAGGGAAAGCTTTATATCCTGTTAAGGTTATTGGCGAAACTGAGAAACGTGGTACGGCGGTTATGTTTAAACCAGACCCTACGATATTTACTCAAATATTAGAGTTTTCTTATGATACTTTAGCTGGTCGTTTAAGAGAATTATCTTTTTTAAATAAAGGATTGAAAATTACTTTAACCGACAGAAGGGTTGTTGAAGAAAAAGGAGAGTTTAAAAATGAAATGTTTTTCTCTGAAGAGGGACTAAAAGAGTTTATCAAATTCTTAGATGGAAGCCGTGTGCCAATTATCGAAGATGTTATCTCAATGGAACTTGATAAAGGTGAAGTGCCTGTAGAAGTAGCTTTGATTTATAATGATACTTATTCTGAGAATATTTATTCTTATGTAAATAATATTAATACCCATGAAGGGGGTACGCATTTACAAGGTTTCCGAATGGGTTTAACTAGAACTCTTAAGAAATATGCTGATGCTTCAGGATTATTAGAAAAATTAAAGTTTGAAATAACTGGAGATGACTTTAGAGAAGGTTTGACAGCGATTGTATCTGTAAAGGTTATGGAACCACAGTTCGAAGGACAAACTAAAACTAAATTAGGTAATAGAGAAGTTGTATCTCCTGTTAGTCAGGCTGTAGCAGAGATGCTAGAAAGTTATTTAGAGGAACATCCTAATGATGCTAAAATAATAGTTCAGAAAGTTATTTTAGCTGCTCAAGCTAGGCATGCTGCTAAAAAAGCACGTGAGATGGTTCAGCGTAAGACTGTGATGGTCGGAGGAGGTCTACCAGGTAAGTTATCTGACTGTTCAGAGCAAGATGCTACGAAATGTGAAGTGTTCTTAGTGGAGGGTGACTCTGCAGGGGGAACTGCAAAACAAGGTCGTGATAGAAATTTCCAAGCTATTTTGCCATTAAGAGGTAAGATTCTTAATGTTGAAAAAGCAATGGGACACAAAGTATTTGAGAGTGAAGAGATTAAAAATATCTTTACTGCACTTGGTGTGACAATGGGAACAGAAGAGGATAGCAAGGCATTGAATATTGAAAAACTTCGTTATCATAAGATTGTGATTATGTGTGATGCCGATGTCGATGGTAGTCACATTGCTACATTAATTTTGACTTTCTTCTTCAGATATATGAGAGGTTTGATTGAGAACGGACATGTGTATATTGCTACTCCACCTTTATATATGGTAAAGAAAGGACAGAAAAAAGAATATGCTTGGACAGATGAAGAACGTCTTGAATTAATGGAACAAATGGGTTCAGGATCTAGTGTTCAACGTTATAAAGGTCTTGGAGAAATGAATGCAGAACAGTTATGGGATACTACAATGAATCCTGAGCATCGTACTCTTAGACAAGTGACAATTGATAGTTTACAAGAAGCTGATAGAGTTTTCTCTATGCTAATGGGGGATGAAGTTCCACCACGTAGAGAGTTTATTGAGAAGAACGCTACTTATGCTAAAATTGATGCTTAG
- a CDS encoding malate dehydrogenase — translation MKVTIVGAGNVGATCAEVIANRRIASEVVLVDIANGYAEGKAMDIMQCASNSSFDTIVKGSTDDYSLTTNSDVVVITSGIPRKPGMTREELIGTNATVVKTVIEKALKHSPEAIFIIVTNPLDTMTLAALKITGLDRKRIIGMGGALDSARFKYFLSEKLDKPVYDIEGIVIGGHGDTTMIPLIRYATYKGIPVSELLSLEQQEEVCKSTMVGGATLTKLLGTSAWYAPGAAVANVVESILNDFKRMIPCSVFLEGEYGQTGLCIGVPCIIGKNGVEEIVELELSDKEQELFLASANVVRDTNKELTNI, via the coding sequence ATGAAAGTTACTATTGTAGGGGCAGGAAATGTAGGAGCTACATGTGCTGAAGTTATTGCAAATAGACGTATTGCTAGTGAAGTGGTTTTGGTGGATATAGCAAATGGATATGCAGAGGGTAAGGCTATGGATATTATGCAATGTGCATCTAATTCAAGTTTTGATACTATCGTAAAAGGATCTACTGATGATTATTCGTTAACAACTAATAGTGATGTAGTAGTTATTACTTCTGGTATTCCAAGAAAGCCAGGGATGACAAGAGAAGAGTTGATCGGTACTAATGCTACTGTTGTTAAAACAGTAATTGAAAAAGCTTTAAAACATTCTCCTGAAGCAATTTTTATAATTGTTACAAATCCTTTGGATACTATGACTTTGGCGGCTTTAAAGATTACAGGTTTAGATCGTAAGAGAATTATAGGTATGGGAGGAGCTTTAGATTCAGCTCGTTTTAAATATTTCTTATCTGAGAAGTTAGACAAACCAGTCTATGATATAGAAGGTATAGTTATAGGTGGTCATGGAGATACTACTATGATACCTTTGATTCGATATGCTACATATAAAGGAATTCCAGTTAGTGAATTATTGAGCTTAGAGCAACAAGAAGAAGTATGTAAATCTACGATGGTTGGTGGGGCTACTCTAACTAAATTATTAGGTACATCTGCATGGTATGCACCTGGAGCAGCTGTGGCTAATGTTGTGGAAAGTATTCTAAATGATTTTAAAAGAATGATTCCTTGTTCTGTTTTCTTAGAGGGAGAATATGGACAGACAGGCCTTTGTATCGGTGTTCCATGTATAATTGGTAAGAATGGAGTAGAGGAGATAGTAGAATTAGAATTAAGTGATAAAGAGCAGGAATTGTTCTTAGCAAGTGCTAATGTTGTTCGTGATACAAATAAAGAATTAACGAATATCTAG
- the secDF gene encoding protein translocase subunit SecDF yields MQNKGLVKFFAIIFALVSIYQLSFTFVTSHYEDKAKAFAGGDSTKELQYLDSIGNQTVFLGQTFNEVRAKQINKGLDLEGGINVTLQISIKDILKGLANNSKNATFNKALAEAESQRQGNQSYLDAFFVAFDKEAKGNVKLASADIFANRNLSEITVGMSDSQVKSILDKKVKESIESAYRVFRERIDKFGVSQPNIQMLGDSGRILVELPGAKDVDRIKNLLQSTAQLEFWETYKVDEIGNYIMSANEYLKTTEKQSTSKDVVADKTQDDKSKSDVEALLGTVAKDSMGNTASKEFNPLLDLFAMGGQQGSPILGYFQTKDTAKVNSFINRADVRNLLPADQKYARFAWGKPSKKTPDLVELYALKTNREGIPPLSGSVITGAQDEYDQFSRPVVGMTMSPKGAKVWEELTGKAYTEHSNIAIVLDNIVYSAPGVTSGPISGGRSSISGDFTVADAKDLANILRAGKLPAGADIVQSEIVGPSLGQQAIDAGMLSAVAGLIIVAAWMAFYYGRAGWYANVALLANLLFMFGILASLGAVLTLPGIAGIVLTMGTAVDANIIISERAKECLRKGMSLAETIKESYSWHGAMRPIVDANVTHILTGVILFAFGSGPIKGFATTLLIGIATSLFTSIFIARIFMDRDVKAGRSLAFCTSVTKNWFTNFHFDFLKVKKVTYGLSLIIVVVSFASFFVNGFDQGTDFVGGRTFQVKFDKEVTANEVSDKLGEVFGVNVEAKVFGNKQQLKLTTKYKVEEEGASVDQEVNEKLYEGLKGFYSSPMTYEQFVNATEGKTLGVIQASKVGPSMAKDVKQNAYWAVLGSMLAIFVYLVISFRKWQYSLGAIVSVAHDVIFVLGIYSLTYKFMPWHMEIDQHFIAAILTVIGYSMNDTVIVFDRVREYIAGKTKGDFNKIVNDSVNTTLSRTINTSLTLILVLLIMFVFGGDSIRGFIFAMLIGIIVGTYSSLFLATPVLVDTMPRKDKEEIERRHKEAQEELLAEKA; encoded by the coding sequence ATGCAAAACAAAGGACTCGTTAAATTTTTTGCAATTATCTTTGCATTGGTAAGTATTTACCAACTGTCATTTACCTTTGTTACCAGTCACTATGAAGATAAAGCAAAAGCTTTTGCTGGTGGTGATTCAACAAAAGAATTACAATACCTTGATTCAATTGGTAACCAAACGGTATTTCTAGGACAAACATTCAATGAAGTAAGAGCTAAGCAGATCAATAAAGGATTAGACTTAGAAGGAGGTATTAATGTTACGTTGCAAATATCAATCAAAGACATTTTAAAAGGTTTAGCTAATAACTCAAAAAATGCAACTTTCAATAAAGCTTTAGCAGAAGCAGAATCACAAAGACAAGGTAATCAAAGTTATCTAGATGCTTTTTTTGTGGCTTTTGACAAAGAAGCAAAAGGAAATGTAAAGTTAGCTTCAGCAGATATTTTTGCAAACAGAAATCTAAGTGAGATTACTGTTGGTATGTCTGATAGTCAAGTTAAATCTATTTTAGACAAAAAAGTAAAAGAATCTATTGAGAGTGCTTATCGCGTTTTTAGAGAGCGTATAGATAAGTTTGGAGTTTCTCAACCAAATATTCAAATGCTTGGAGATTCAGGACGTATCTTAGTTGAGCTTCCTGGAGCAAAAGATGTTGACCGTATTAAAAATTTATTACAAAGTACAGCTCAGTTAGAGTTTTGGGAGACTTATAAAGTAGATGAAATAGGAAACTATATCATGTCTGCTAATGAGTATTTAAAAACTACAGAAAAGCAATCTACTTCTAAGGATGTAGTAGCTGATAAAACTCAAGATGATAAATCAAAATCTGATGTAGAAGCATTATTAGGAACAGTTGCTAAAGATTCGATGGGGAATACAGCTAGTAAGGAGTTTAATCCTTTATTAGATTTATTTGCTATGGGAGGACAACAAGGAAGTCCAATTTTAGGATATTTCCAAACTAAAGATACAGCTAAGGTAAACTCATTTATAAATAGAGCAGATGTGCGTAATTTATTACCTGCAGATCAAAAGTATGCTCGTTTTGCATGGGGTAAACCTAGTAAGAAAACTCCAGATTTAGTGGAGTTGTACGCTTTAAAAACAAATAGAGAAGGTATTCCTCCATTAAGTGGAAGTGTTATTACTGGTGCTCAAGATGAGTATGATCAGTTTAGCCGCCCTGTGGTAGGTATGACTATGAGTCCTAAGGGTGCTAAAGTGTGGGAAGAGTTAACTGGAAAAGCCTATACAGAACATTCAAATATTGCAATTGTATTAGATAATATTGTTTATTCTGCACCAGGAGTTACTAGTGGACCTATTTCAGGTGGTAGATCTTCTATCTCTGGAGACTTTACAGTAGCTGATGCAAAAGATTTAGCAAATATCTTACGTGCTGGTAAATTACCTGCAGGTGCAGATATTGTTCAATCTGAAATCGTAGGACCTTCATTGGGACAACAAGCTATTGACGCAGGTATGTTATCAGCTGTAGCTGGTTTAATAATTGTAGCTGCATGGATGGCATTCTACTATGGTAGAGCTGGATGGTATGCAAACGTAGCTTTATTAGCTAACTTACTGTTCATGTTTGGTATCTTAGCTAGCTTAGGTGCTGTATTGACATTACCTGGTATTGCGGGTATTGTACTTACTATGGGTACTGCAGTAGATGCTAATATCATTATCTCAGAACGAGCGAAGGAATGTCTTCGTAAGGGGATGAGCTTGGCTGAGACGATTAAAGAATCTTATTCTTGGCATGGTGCTATGCGTCCTATTGTTGATGCTAACGTTACTCATATCTTGACAGGTGTTATCTTATTTGCATTCGGTTCAGGACCTATTAAAGGATTTGCTACTACATTATTGATTGGTATCGCTACTTCTTTATTTACTTCTATTTTTATCGCTCGTATCTTTATGGATAGAGATGTTAAAGCAGGTAGATCATTAGCTTTCTGTACAAGTGTAACTAAGAATTGGTTTACTAATTTCCATTTTGATTTCCTTAAAGTTAAGAAAGTTACTTATGGTTTATCATTAATAATTGTAGTTGTTTCTTTTGCTTCTTTCTTTGTCAATGGATTTGACCAAGGAACAGACTTTGTTGGAGGAAGAACATTCCAAGTTAAGTTTGATAAAGAAGTTACTGCTAATGAAGTAAGTGATAAGTTAGGAGAAGTATTCGGGGTAAATGTTGAGGCTAAAGTGTTTGGAAACAAACAACAGTTAAAACTTACTACTAAATATAAAGTAGAAGAAGAAGGTGCTTCAGTTGACCAAGAGGTTAACGAGAAATTATATGAAGGATTAAAAGGATTTTATTCTTCGCCAATGACTTACGAGCAATTCGTAAATGCTACAGAAGGTAAAACATTAGGAGTTATTCAAGCTTCTAAAGTAGGACCAAGTATGGCAAAAGACGTTAAACAAAATGCGTATTGGGCTGTATTAGGATCTATGTTAGCGATCTTCGTTTACTTAGTGATTTCATTCCGTAAATGGCAATATTCATTAGGAGCTATTGTATCTGTGGCGCATGACGTTATCTTCGTATTAGGTATTTACTCTTTAACTTACAAGTTTATGCCATGGCATATGGAGATTGATCAGCACTTTATCGCTGCTATCTTAACTGTTATCGGATATTCTATGAATGATACCGTTATTGTATTTGACCGTGTACGTGAGTACATCGCAGGTAAAACAAAAGGTGATTTCAACAAAATCGTTAATGACTCTGTAAATACTACATTATCAAGAACTATTAATACCTCACTTACTTTAATCCTTGTATTATTAATCATGTTCGTATTCGGAGGTGATTCTATTAGAGGATTTATCTTCGCGATGTTAATCGGTATTATCGTAGGTACATACTCTTCATTATTCTTAGCTACTCCAGTATTAGTGGATACGATGCCAAGAAAAGATAAAGAAGAAATTGAAAGAAGACACAAAGAAGCTCAAGAAGAGCTGTTAGCTGAGAAAGCTTAA
- a CDS encoding M48 family metalloprotease — protein MNKNIEVSKEFKNTATKAIISIILFLLFYITILSAAIYGVWLAIQAGVAIITNKPTFGSLFVGILIIGFTVSILFFLIKFAFKSNKYNRSKYVEITKEDEPKLFAFVNEIVIDVGVDFPKKIYLTNEVNACVFYDSNFLSMFMPVRKNLMLGLGLINTCTELELKAIIAHEFGHFSQRSMKMGSYVSNVNHIIFNMLYDNEGYNNFINKASNIHGFITLLVFIIQLVILGIKWVLIQLYGLVNKSYLALSKQMEYHADEVAATLVGYKSLETSLYRMELADQAYDSVLNIYVNQIKEHTRSENIFLEQSYILTELGKENDSEFHGGLPLVKEGDTKRFNRSKIEFSDHWNSHPSTLQRIEKLKSLYLIEREDNLTPAGHLFKDFTKTQVMLTDRLFDEVSENKILPLTTLEQFKQYYQQYIKENTFNKFYSHYYDYNNIKLFDLETASLIEKPIDHLEIYNMVNTELSLQLAGLYDDHRTMNDLIQDNNGIEYLHYNKEKYLHKHFKQLNNNLIENTKDIENRLKSHDIKVYQYFLHLEGQQHRETDSKLKAYYQDLFDEDVRYDKRMEYYNQVMEQTAYLAGDIDLDKAKVIINQLNIVLKPFKEEMQFLLELEANQKEITLETAKYFNDLIDTKTFLYGNKLNEVSFEALINCLDTFKVLTLKHFFYMKKRVLDYQITLL, from the coding sequence ATGAATAAAAATATAGAAGTATCGAAAGAATTTAAAAACACAGCTACAAAAGCGATAATAAGTATTATTTTATTTTTGCTTTTCTATATCACTATTTTATCTGCAGCTATCTATGGTGTATGGTTAGCAATACAAGCTGGCGTGGCTATTATAACAAATAAACCAACATTTGGATCACTGTTTGTAGGAATCTTAATTATAGGATTTACAGTATCAATCTTATTTTTCTTAATCAAGTTTGCCTTTAAATCAAATAAATATAATCGTTCAAAATACGTTGAAATAACTAAAGAAGATGAACCTAAGCTATTTGCTTTTGTTAACGAGATAGTTATAGATGTGGGTGTCGATTTTCCTAAAAAGATATATCTAACCAATGAAGTTAATGCTTGTGTATTTTATGATTCGAATTTCTTAAGCATGTTTATGCCTGTACGAAAAAACTTAATGCTTGGATTAGGCTTAATAAATACGTGTACAGAACTAGAACTAAAGGCGATAATAGCACATGAATTTGGACACTTTTCACAGAGAAGTATGAAGATGGGGAGTTATGTCAGTAATGTGAATCACATCATTTTTAATATGCTTTATGACAATGAAGGCTATAACAACTTTATTAATAAAGCTTCCAACATACACGGTTTTATCACCCTACTAGTCTTCATTATTCAATTAGTTATATTAGGCATAAAATGGGTCTTGATACAACTATATGGTCTAGTGAATAAGAGTTATCTCGCATTATCTAAACAAATGGAATATCATGCAGATGAAGTTGCAGCTACATTAGTAGGTTATAAATCGCTAGAAACTTCACTATATCGCATGGAACTAGCTGATCAAGCATATGATTCTGTGTTAAACATTTACGTTAATCAGATCAAAGAACACACAAGAAGTGAAAACATATTTTTAGAACAGTCTTATATTTTAACCGAATTAGGCAAAGAAAATGACAGTGAATTTCATGGTGGATTACCACTTGTAAAAGAAGGTGATACCAAAAGATTTAATCGCTCTAAAATAGAGTTTAGTGATCACTGGAACTCTCACCCAAGCACATTACAACGTATAGAAAAACTTAAATCACTATACTTAATCGAAAGAGAAGACAATCTCACCCCTGCAGGACATTTATTTAAAGACTTTACTAAAACACAAGTAATGCTCACAGATAGACTCTTTGATGAAGTATCAGAAAACAAAATATTACCTCTAACAACTCTAGAACAGTTTAAGCAATACTATCAACAATACATTAAAGAAAACACATTTAATAAATTCTATAGCCATTATTACGACTATAACAATATTAAGCTTTTTGACCTAGAAACGGCATCTCTTATAGAAAAACCAATAGATCATCTAGAGATCTATAACATGGTTAACACAGAACTTTCTCTTCAATTAGCAGGTCTATATGATGACCACAGAACCATGAATGATCTAATCCAAGATAATAATGGTATAGAGTATTTACACTATAATAAAGAAAAATATCTACACAAGCATTTTAAACAACTAAACAACAATCTAATAGAAAACACAAAAGATATTGAGAATAGATTAAAATCACATGATATTAAAGTTTATCAATATTTCTTACATCTAGAAGGTCAGCAACATAGAGAAACAGACTCTAAGTTAAAAGCTTACTATCAAGACCTGTTCGATGAGGATGTGAGATATGACAAGAGAATGGAGTACTACAATCAAGTCATGGAACAAACTGCTTACTTAGCTGGTGACATAGATCTTGATAAAGCAAAGGTAATAATCAATCAACTCAACATCGTTTTAAAGCCTTTTAAAGAAGAAATGCAGTTCTTATTAGAACTAGAAGCCAACCAAAAAGAGATCACATTAGAGACAGCTAAATACTTTAATGACCTTATAGATACTAAGACCTTTCTATATGGAAACAAATTAAATGAAGTAAGTTTCGAAGCATTAATAAACTGCCTTGACACATTTAAAGTACTTACTTTAAAACACTTCTTTTATATGAAGAAAAGAGTGCTAGATTACCAAATTACATTATTATAA
- a CDS encoding class I SAM-dependent methyltransferase gives MQTKYTTQDRGDKQSYQQYLEAMDTIAIEKVASASVFFESKEGNILVDVGMASGTSTAILAQLFPKLQIVGVDINPKMVDIATDLYKLPNLSFREDDGEKLSTFEENTISGFFNCSAIHHITSYNDYDNNRALNTLGRQVELLKEKGVLVIRDFVKVDQQVVILELSTTEKSNRPSDADLFLQFAKTARSLATERGFPIEELDTLTSDTRRFQAFYTDVVEFIRRKDYFANWDIELQEEYGYFTQREFENVFKELGLRIILSTPIYNQWIIENRYKNQFKIYNLQGQEIGFPPTNYLIAGEKVTGAKELQLTRHLPKNERPYLIHSSYVNTKNNRIYDVVARPNSVTDIIPYYKTTNGLKVIAKHGYPRPLTTIATDSPVIDGKKYSGYIPEGIAIAKDKDIYEELHKRFGIAYNMIKASTPALSYYTSPGGINEKVTSIYLELNNPIKTNIPLREGFSGFTDSGYLQHYDAMQLLNTAQTGALVEARLELNIYNLFLKLNIPLPKWLGQNIVIKDTENIAVTSFEELSTTQYTDYEETNKSGSFLKTSRANFSEVGINHSNAILEFVYPSNYSANTLVTIPVYKCQENIYVGLEIRSLPIPQLYSGNSAIVTVPAFRLPKEIENFYDLENFIKQIQIGQSNIIHYSKLGEKYFPSIGITTEQVYPFIVTLETPTDNLCWVNINELSSNLDHIDDAHLLIALCRLKHSLS, from the coding sequence ATGCAAACTAAATATACCACCCAAGATAGAGGTGATAAACAAAGCTATCAACAATACTTAGAGGCCATGGATACTATTGCTATTGAGAAAGTAGCATCTGCTAGTGTATTCTTTGAATCTAAAGAAGGTAATATCCTTGTGGATGTAGGAATGGCATCAGGAACAAGTACAGCTATATTAGCACAGTTATTTCCTAAGCTTCAAATAGTAGGTGTGGATATCAACCCTAAGATGGTAGATATCGCTACTGACTTATATAAATTACCTAATCTATCGTTTAGAGAAGATGATGGAGAAAAACTATCTACTTTTGAAGAGAATACTATCAGTGGATTCTTTAACTGCTCTGCCATACATCATATCACTTCATATAATGATTATGACAACAACAGAGCGCTTAATACCTTGGGTAGACAAGTAGAGCTACTTAAGGAAAAAGGTGTCCTGGTCATAAGAGATTTCGTCAAAGTAGATCAGCAAGTAGTTATCTTAGAACTATCAACCACGGAGAAAAGTAATCGACCAAGTGATGCTGACCTTTTTTTACAATTTGCTAAAACAGCGAGATCACTTGCTACCGAACGTGGTTTTCCTATAGAAGAATTAGATACACTGACATCTGATACCAGAAGATTCCAGGCATTTTATACAGACGTAGTAGAGTTCATTCGTCGAAAGGACTATTTTGCAAATTGGGATATCGAGTTACAAGAAGAATACGGCTATTTCACACAAAGAGAATTTGAGAATGTCTTTAAAGAACTAGGATTGCGCATCATTCTATCTACACCTATATACAATCAATGGATCATAGAGAATCGCTATAAGAATCAATTCAAAATATATAATCTACAAGGCCAAGAAATAGGCTTCCCTCCTACTAATTATCTTATCGCAGGAGAGAAAGTAACAGGTGCCAAAGAGTTACAACTAACTAGGCATTTACCAAAGAATGAAAGACCTTATTTAATCCACTCTTCTTATGTCAATACTAAAAACAATAGAATATATGATGTAGTAGCTCGCCCAAATAGTGTTACTGATATCATTCCATATTATAAGACTACTAACGGCTTAAAAGTCATAGCAAAACACGGTTATCCTCGTCCATTAACTACGATTGCTACAGATAGCCCAGTAATAGATGGCAAAAAATATAGTGGATACATTCCTGAAGGAATTGCTATTGCTAAAGATAAGGATATCTATGAAGAGTTACACAAGAGATTTGGCATTGCATATAATATGATTAAAGCAAGTACTCCAGCACTTAGCTACTATACTTCACCAGGTGGTATAAACGAGAAAGTAACTTCTATTTACCTAGAGTTAAATAACCCTATCAAGACAAATATCCCTTTAAGAGAGGGTTTTTCTGGCTTCACAGATTCAGGATATTTACAGCATTATGATGCAATGCAATTGTTAAATACAGCTCAGACAGGAGCGTTAGTAGAAGCTCGATTAGAACTTAACATCTATAATCTATTTTTAAAACTAAACATCCCACTACCTAAATGGTTGGGACAAAACATAGTGATAAAAGATACAGAAAATATAGCAGTGACTTCATTTGAAGAGTTATCTACAACACAGTACACAGACTATGAAGAGACCAATAAGAGTGGAAGTTTTCTAAAAACAAGTAGAGCTAACTTTAGTGAAGTTGGTATTAATCATAGTAATGCTATTTTAGAATTTGTATACCCTAGTAACTATAGTGCTAATACATTAGTAACCATCCCTGTCTATAAATGTCAAGAAAACATATATGTCGGACTAGAAATCAGAAGCCTACCTATCCCACAGTTATACTCAGGTAATAGTGCTATTGTGACAGTTCCAGCATTTCGTTTACCCAAAGAGATAGAGAACTTCTATGACTTAGAAAACTTTATCAAACAAATACAAATAGGACAAAGCAATATAATACACTACTCAAAACTAGGAGAAAAATACTTCCCTAGCATAGGTATTACAACAGAACAAGTATATCCTTTTATAGTAACGCTAGAAACTCCGACAGACAACCTATGCTGGGTTAACATTAACGAATTATCCTCTAATCTAGACCACATAGATGATGCTCATTTACTCATAGCATTATGTAGGCTAAAACATAGTTTATCGTAA
- a CDS encoding DUF4177 domain-containing protein: MKRFEYKAIQLKPSSLWSFNVSVEEVEDVLNEYGKQGWELVTMIDINSTGTTTGYLLSFKREI; this comes from the coding sequence ATGAAAAGATTTGAATACAAGGCAATACAACTTAAGCCGTCTAGTTTGTGGAGTTTTAATGTAAGTGTAGAAGAGGTAGAAGATGTTCTAAATGAGTACGGAAAACAAGGCTGGGAATTAGTCACTATGATAGATATAAATTCAACAGGAACAACTACAGGGTATCTCCTGTCGTTTAAAAGAGAAATCTAA